A genome region from Deinococcus sp. KNUC1210 includes the following:
- a CDS encoding carbohydrate ABC transporter permease, giving the protein MTTQSTVTPNNAPVSRKGIEAARARQAIWFLLPTLIAIALVAGYPLYRTIYYSLFEANLTNPDQAKFVGLHNFWFTTEDGIGIGFLQDPKWWQSVQNTLLFTVVSVFLETVFGMIIALVVNSNFKGRAFMRTAMLIPWAIPTVVSAQMWTYMYNDSFGLIGRGVLGGRALLADSSSAIWAMIAVDVWKTTSFMALLILAGLQSLPSDMYEAADMDGASKWTQFWRMTLPLLRPALLVALVFRSLDALRVFDIMYVMLGANNAATTSMTGYARLALIDNQLLGSGSAVAVAIFVIIMAIVVAYVTAFRVKFD; this is encoded by the coding sequence ATGACAACCCAGTCCACCGTCACACCCAACAATGCGCCCGTCAGCCGCAAGGGCATCGAGGCGGCCCGTGCCAGACAGGCCATCTGGTTCCTGTTGCCCACGCTGATCGCCATCGCGCTGGTCGCGGGTTATCCGCTGTACCGCACCATCTACTACAGCCTGTTCGAGGCCAACCTGACCAACCCGGATCAGGCCAAATTCGTGGGCCTCCACAACTTCTGGTTCACCACCGAAGACGGCATCGGCATCGGCTTCCTGCAAGATCCGAAGTGGTGGCAATCCGTTCAGAACACCCTGCTGTTCACGGTGGTCAGCGTCTTCCTGGAAACGGTGTTCGGCATGATCATCGCGCTGGTGGTCAACAGCAACTTCAAGGGCCGCGCCTTCATGCGGACCGCCATGCTGATTCCCTGGGCCATCCCCACAGTGGTCAGCGCGCAGATGTGGACGTACATGTACAACGACAGCTTCGGCCTGATCGGACGCGGCGTACTGGGCGGAAGAGCGCTGCTGGCCGACAGCAGCAGTGCCATCTGGGCCATGATCGCCGTGGATGTCTGGAAGACCACCAGCTTCATGGCGCTGCTGATTCTGGCGGGCCTCCAGAGCCTGCCGAGCGACATGTACGAAGCCGCCGACATGGACGGCGCGAGCAAGTGGACGCAGTTCTGGCGCATGACGCTGCCGCTGCTGCGCCCCGCGTTGCTGGTGGCACTGGTGTTCCGCTCGCTGGACGCCCTGCGGGTGTTCGACATCATGTATGTGATGTTGGGAGCCAACAACGCCGCCACTACCTCGATGACCGGATACGCCCGCCTCGCATTGATCGACAATCAGCTGCTGGGCAGTGGCAGTGCGGTGGCCGTCGCTATCTTCGTGATCATCATGGCGATCGTGGTGGCCTACGTCACCGCCTTCCGCGTCAAGTTCGATTAA
- a CDS encoding ABC transporter substrate-binding protein, producing MKKALAFVTLTASLIATSNAHAAGVTLTLACGAVGQELELCKAGADRWAKATGNTVKVFESPNLTNDRLGLYQQQLAAKSSDIDVYQLDVVWPGLLAQHFVDLKGKIPQASIDANFKPIIDADTVNGKLVAMPWFTDAGVLYYRTDLLKKYGYSKAPATWAELATMAAKIQAGEQPSNKAFTGFVFQGKDYEGLTCDALEWVNGFGGGSIIDSTGKITINNANAAKALDTAASWVKKIAPAGVTTYAEEDARGIFQSGNAAFMRNWPYAWALGQSADSKVKGNIGVAALPKGGAAGKPSATLGGWQLGVSMYSKNQAAAIDLVKYLVSPAEQKIRAITGGYNPTVASLYKDKDVLKANPFFGSLYDVFTNAVARPSGPTKGKYNQVSQAFSGSVHDVLTGKMNGTQAVAQLATNLARIKGSGW from the coding sequence ATGAAGAAAGCCCTTGCTTTTGTGACCCTGACCGCCTCGCTGATCGCCACCAGTAACGCCCATGCCGCCGGAGTCACCCTGACCCTGGCCTGCGGTGCGGTCGGCCAGGAACTGGAACTGTGTAAGGCAGGTGCCGACCGTTGGGCCAAGGCCACTGGCAACACCGTGAAGGTGTTCGAGTCGCCCAACCTGACCAACGACCGCCTGGGTCTGTACCAGCAGCAGCTCGCCGCCAAGAGCAGCGACATCGACGTGTACCAGCTCGACGTGGTGTGGCCCGGCCTGCTGGCCCAGCACTTCGTGGACCTGAAGGGCAAGATTCCTCAGGCCAGCATCGACGCCAACTTCAAGCCGATCATCGACGCCGACACCGTGAACGGCAAGCTGGTCGCCATGCCCTGGTTCACCGACGCGGGCGTGCTGTACTACCGCACCGACCTGCTGAAGAAGTACGGCTACAGCAAGGCTCCGGCCACCTGGGCCGAACTGGCGACCATGGCCGCCAAGATCCAGGCGGGCGAGCAGCCCAGCAACAAGGCCTTCACCGGCTTCGTGTTCCAGGGTAAAGACTACGAAGGTCTCACCTGTGACGCGCTGGAATGGGTGAACGGCTTCGGCGGCGGCAGCATCATCGACTCGACCGGCAAGATCACCATCAACAACGCCAACGCAGCCAAGGCGCTCGATACCGCCGCAAGCTGGGTCAAGAAGATCGCTCCGGCCGGCGTCACCACCTACGCCGAAGAGGACGCGCGCGGCATCTTCCAGTCGGGCAACGCGGCCTTCATGCGCAACTGGCCCTACGCCTGGGCCCTCGGCCAGAGCGCCGACAGCAAGGTCAAGGGGAACATCGGCGTCGCGGCGCTGCCCAAGGGCGGAGCGGCAGGCAAGCCCTCGGCCACCCTCGGCGGCTGGCAGCTCGGCGTGAGCATGTACAGCAAGAACCAGGCAGCGGCCATCGATCTGGTTAAGTACCTGGTCAGCCCCGCCGAGCAGAAGATCCGCGCCATCACCGGCGGATACAACCCCACCGTCGCTTCGCTGTACAAGGACAAGGACGTCCTGAAGGCCAACCCCTTCTTCGGCAGCCTGTACGACGTCTTCACCAACGCGGTGGCCCGTCCTTCCGGCCCGACCAAGGGCAAGTACAACCAGGTTTCCCAGGCCTTCTCGGGCAGCGTCCACGACGTGCTGACCGGCAAGATGAACGGCACCCAGGCCGTCGCCCAGCTCGCCACCAACCTGGCCCGCATCAAGGGCAGCGGCTGGTAA
- the truD gene encoding tRNA pseudouridine(13) synthase TruD yields MTTFSFTWADLRPLTDTPRTGGVLRSAPEDFRVDEVPLYLPSGEGDHLYLHVRKTGHTTAYLMRELAGQLGLRPTDVAAAGLKDRHAVTTQWLSMPAKAERRLPGFSLDGVEILDVSRHPNRLGMGHLKGNRFTVRVHEAAGTAAQAQVTLDLLNQLGIPNYFGPQRFGLGGLNAEEGLRVLRGESKLRDPAVRRFLVSSVQSLIFNRFLALRLERGLFAALLSGDMAKKHDTGGVFEVQDAALESLRAERGDVSATGTLFGRKVKPLTQDAGALEQEALSAFDLTPAAFSSRKGDRRIIRIFAEDTSVEALPDGYAVSFTLPRGSFATSLLRELTGTDVDGPLAVQTESTETTPEAHDSEFSQEDE; encoded by the coding sequence ATGACGACCTTCTCCTTTACCTGGGCCGACCTGCGCCCCCTGACCGATACGCCCCGCACAGGCGGTGTGCTGCGAAGTGCGCCCGAAGATTTCCGCGTCGATGAGGTGCCGCTGTATCTGCCTTCGGGTGAGGGCGACCACCTGTACCTGCATGTCCGCAAGACCGGGCACACCACCGCGTACCTGATGCGCGAACTCGCTGGACAGCTGGGCCTGCGACCGACCGATGTGGCGGCTGCAGGCCTCAAGGACCGGCACGCGGTCACGACCCAGTGGCTGAGCATGCCAGCCAAAGCCGAGCGCCGACTGCCGGGGTTCTCGCTGGACGGCGTGGAGATTCTGGATGTTTCCCGCCATCCCAACCGCCTGGGAATGGGGCACCTGAAAGGCAACCGCTTCACCGTGCGCGTGCACGAAGCGGCAGGCACGGCAGCTCAGGCACAGGTCACACTCGATCTGCTCAACCAGCTGGGCATTCCCAATTATTTCGGCCCGCAGCGGTTCGGGCTGGGTGGCCTGAATGCCGAGGAAGGACTGCGGGTGCTGCGCGGCGAGTCGAAGCTGCGTGACCCGGCAGTACGCCGCTTTCTGGTCAGCAGCGTGCAGAGCCTGATCTTCAACCGCTTTCTGGCGCTGCGACTGGAACGCGGGCTGTTCGCCGCCCTGCTCAGCGGCGACATGGCGAAAAAGCACGATACCGGCGGGGTGTTCGAGGTCCAGGACGCGGCGCTGGAATCGCTGCGGGCCGAGCGCGGCGACGTCAGTGCCACCGGCACGCTGTTCGGACGTAAGGTCAAACCGCTGACCCAGGACGCCGGAGCACTGGAGCAGGAAGCCCTGAGCGCCTTCGATCTGACGCCCGCCGCCTTCAGCAGCCGCAAGGGCGACCGCCGCATCATCCGCATTTTTGCCGAAGACACCTCGGTGGAAGCTCTGCCAGACGGCTACGCTGTCAGCTTCACCCTACCGCGTGGAAGTTTTGCCACCAGCCTGCTGCGCGAACTGACCGGCACCGATGTGGACGGGCCGCTGGCTGTGCAGACCGAGAGCACCGAGACCACCCCCGAAGCCCATGACTCCGAGTTCTCGCAGGAGGATGAATGA
- a CDS encoding GNAT family N-acetyltransferase has product MPDALSSSLPSPSALAAVTLAMQHPLTRRWLPDEQRLPLLADAHEEALELATSLEIAAMRAAHFGFDHVEPEEYLDRWTAVSGDLSALLSIRFEGLDRTRPFVNVSGLSRPWTMADLPALRQAALGLFGAFGPHYLRLFSAEPIDALPGLERDRRFLAAPLAELAATSADIPPELTLRPTLDDTHLHAAQAAYAATDLQHPAHARQASVLDAEQLAEAVEAGSMFDVLVGGVWAGYVGTLPHDKLGLPADSVQELLLTPAFRGRGYGPHLTTLLARALPATGRVLFGTIDADNRGARAAALRAGRLDVGGWVKMNLDRAEGQPR; this is encoded by the coding sequence GTGCCCGATGCCCTTTCCAGTTCATTGCCGTCGCCGAGCGCGTTGGCCGCCGTGACCCTTGCCATGCAGCACCCTCTCACGCGCCGCTGGTTGCCCGACGAGCAGCGCCTGCCCCTGCTTGCCGACGCGCACGAGGAAGCTCTGGAACTGGCGACCAGTCTGGAGATCGCCGCCATGCGGGCAGCCCACTTCGGCTTCGATCACGTCGAGCCGGAAGAGTATCTGGACCGCTGGACCGCCGTCAGCGGCGACCTGTCGGCTCTGCTCAGCATCCGTTTCGAGGGGCTGGACAGAACCCGGCCTTTCGTGAATGTCAGCGGCCTGTCGCGCCCGTGGACGATGGCCGATCTGCCCGCGCTGCGACAGGCGGCGCTCGGTCTCTTCGGGGCGTTCGGGCCGCATTACTTGCGGCTGTTCAGCGCCGAGCCGATCGACGCGCTCCCCGGACTGGAGCGAGATCGCCGCTTCCTGGCGGCTCCACTGGCCGAACTCGCGGCCACCAGCGCCGACATCCCGCCCGAACTGACGCTGCGGCCCACGCTCGACGACACGCATCTGCACGCTGCACAGGCTGCCTACGCGGCCACCGATCTGCAGCATCCGGCGCACGCACGGCAGGCCAGTGTGCTGGATGCCGAGCAACTGGCCGAAGCGGTCGAGGCCGGGAGCATGTTCGACGTGCTGGTCGGGGGCGTGTGGGCCGGGTATGTCGGCACTCTTCCTCATGACAAGCTGGGGTTGCCTGCCGACAGCGTTCAGGAACTGCTGCTGACGCCCGCCTTCCGGGGACGCGGCTACGGCCCCCACCTGACCACGCTGCTGGCCCGCGCCCTGCCAGCTACGGGCCGCGTCCTCTTCGGCACCATCGATGCAGACAACCGGGGAGCCAGAGCAGCGGCGCTGAGAGCCGGGCGGCTGGATGTGGGCGGGTGGGTGAAAATGAATCTGGACCGCGCTGAAGGGCAGCCCCGCTGA
- a CDS encoding YifB family Mg chelatase-like AAA ATPase yields MLATSRSVALIGVDAVPVEVEVDVAAGLPAFTIVGLPDQAVSEARERVRAAIRNSGLSFPTARITVNLAPADLRKEGPIYDLPIALGLLAAQDVFPAAMLRGLIAAGELALDGTLRPIQGAVNLALLAAQTGESVMVPAASAPEAALIDGVQVLGATGLRDAVAHLTGQAPLTPAAPPPPTPDPEALLDLLDIKGQSQAKRALEIALAGGHNLLMVGSPGSGKTMLARRAPSLLPRLTRAEALEVTRIHSAAGMLGTARGLIETPPYRAPHSTVSDAGLIGGGSVPRPGEVSLAHRGVLFLDEFPEFSRRALETMRQPLEDGRVVISRARASVMYPAQFQLIAAMNPCPCGYLGDPERPCVCKPSERTRYAARISGPLLDRIDLIVRVPRLTVDELSRAVPGESSGVVRRRLEHARTTMMARQGERNGLLIGQKLREFTQLAPGPDSFIRAAARQLGLTGRGFDRVLRVARTVADLGGSDDIQESHLAEAVTYRPKTLV; encoded by the coding sequence ATGCTCGCCACCTCGCGCAGCGTGGCCCTGATCGGTGTCGACGCCGTGCCGGTCGAGGTCGAGGTGGATGTCGCCGCCGGACTGCCAGCCTTCACCATCGTGGGCCTGCCCGATCAGGCGGTCAGCGAGGCGCGGGAGCGCGTGCGTGCGGCGATCCGTAACAGCGGCCTGAGTTTTCCGACCGCCCGCATCACGGTCAACCTCGCTCCCGCCGATCTGCGCAAGGAAGGCCCCATCTACGATCTGCCCATCGCACTGGGCCTGCTGGCCGCGCAGGATGTCTTTCCGGCGGCCATGCTGCGCGGCCTGATCGCGGCGGGCGAACTGGCGCTCGACGGCACGCTGCGGCCCATTCAGGGGGCGGTGAATCTGGCGCTGCTGGCGGCCCAGACGGGTGAATCGGTGATGGTACCCGCCGCGAGTGCTCCCGAAGCCGCTCTGATCGACGGCGTGCAGGTCCTCGGAGCCACGGGCCTGCGAGACGCGGTGGCCCACCTGACCGGTCAGGCACCGCTGACACCCGCTGCACCGCCCCCGCCCACCCCCGACCCGGAAGCGCTGCTCGATCTGCTCGATATCAAGGGGCAGTCGCAGGCCAAACGGGCGCTGGAAATCGCGCTGGCAGGCGGTCATAACCTGCTGATGGTGGGGTCGCCCGGCAGCGGCAAGACCATGCTGGCGCGGCGTGCTCCCAGCCTGCTGCCCCGGCTGACGCGGGCCGAAGCGCTGGAGGTCACGCGGATTCACAGTGCCGCCGGGATGCTGGGCACGGCGCGGGGTCTGATCGAAACCCCGCCCTACCGCGCACCACACAGCACCGTATCGGACGCGGGCCTGATCGGGGGCGGCAGCGTGCCCCGGCCCGGTGAGGTGTCGCTGGCGCACCGGGGCGTGCTGTTTCTCGACGAATTCCCCGAGTTCAGCCGCCGGGCGCTGGAAACGATGCGCCAACCGCTCGAAGACGGCAGGGTCGTCATCAGCCGGGCGCGGGCCAGCGTGATGTATCCGGCACAGTTTCAGCTCATCGCGGCCATGAATCCCTGTCCCTGCGGCTACCTCGGTGACCCGGAGCGGCCCTGCGTGTGTAAACCGTCGGAACGCACCCGTTATGCCGCCCGAATTTCAGGGCCGCTGCTCGACCGCATCGATCTCATCGTGCGGGTTCCGCGCCTGACGGTGGACGAGCTTTCGCGTGCGGTGCCCGGCGAGAGCAGCGGGGTGGTACGCAGACGGCTGGAACACGCCCGCACCACCATGATGGCCCGGCAGGGCGAGCGCAACGGCCTGCTGATCGGCCAGAAGTTGCGCGAATTCACGCAGCTCGCCCCCGGCCCCGACAGCTTTATTCGCGCCGCTGCCCGTCAGCTCGGCCTGACCGGACGCGGCTTCGACCGGGTGCTGCGGGTGGCCCGCACGGTGGCCGATCTGGGCGGCAGCGACGACATTCAGGAAAGCCATCTGGCCGAAGCCGTGACCTACCGGCCAAAAACGCTGGTCTGA
- a CDS encoding DedA family protein, producing MAFTQYLDPETILKTFSYVGLTGILFAETGLLLGFFLPGDSLLITAGIFAARGDLNLWALMGLASVAAFVGNTVGYWIGHRFGPLVFSRVRFLKPEYVTQAREYFAQHGNQTLVLSRFIPVIRTIVPTLAGTVHLDFRLFSAYNALGAVLWGAGVTLAGYLLGKVIPQDVLDKYILVIIALVLVVSFIPVVLEVLKRRRT from the coding sequence ATGGCCTTTACCCAGTATCTCGATCCCGAAACCATTCTCAAGACGTTTTCATACGTCGGGCTGACGGGCATTCTGTTTGCCGAAACCGGTCTACTGCTGGGATTTTTCCTGCCCGGTGACAGCCTGCTGATCACAGCGGGGATCTTCGCGGCACGCGGCGACCTGAATCTGTGGGCGCTGATGGGCCTGGCATCGGTGGCGGCGTTTGTCGGCAACACGGTGGGCTACTGGATCGGCCACCGGTTCGGGCCGCTGGTCTTCAGCCGGGTGCGCTTCCTGAAACCGGAATACGTGACGCAGGCCCGTGAATATTTCGCCCAGCACGGCAATCAGACGCTGGTGCTGTCGCGTTTCATCCCGGTGATCCGCACCATCGTGCCCACGCTGGCGGGCACCGTCCATCTCGATTTCCGGCTGTTCAGCGCCTACAACGCCCTGGGCGCGGTGCTGTGGGGTGCGGGCGTGACGCTGGCGGGCTACCTGCTGGGCAAGGTCATTCCGCAGGATGTGCTCGACAAGTACATTCTGGTCATCATCGCGCTGGTGCTGGTGGTGTCCTTTATACCCGTCGTGCTGGAAGTGCTCAAACGCCGACGGACCTGA
- a CDS encoding twin-arginine translocase TatA/TatE family subunit, giving the protein MPNLGFPEIMIILVVALLVFGPKKLPDLGRSLGNGIREFRKGTQGLKDELEGSLKEPAKTETVAMPSIQAPTTQVISAAAAMPSAPVSQVIELGKTAPVQAQDPHQA; this is encoded by the coding sequence ATGCCCAATCTCGGATTTCCTGAAATCATGATCATTCTGGTGGTGGCCCTGCTGGTCTTCGGCCCCAAGAAGTTGCCCGACCTGGGCCGCAGCCTTGGGAACGGCATCCGTGAGTTCCGCAAGGGCACCCAGGGCCTCAAGGACGAACTCGAAGGCAGCCTGAAAGAGCCGGCCAAGACCGAGACGGTGGCGATGCCCAGCATCCAGGCTCCCACGACCCAGGTGATCAGCGCCGCCGCCGCCATGCCCTCGGCCCCGGTGTCGCAGGTGATCGAACTGGGCAAGACGGCCCCGGTGCAGGCGCAGGACCCCCACCAGGCCTGA
- a CDS encoding PQQ-binding-like beta-propeller repeat protein, with protein MASDSGMGGTLLAERYEVGELLGEGGSAQVYRALDRQLDRSVAIKIVHPHLPPSDRERFSREIRTLARLSHPGIVTVYDLGEQAGRIYFTMPLLSGGPITALGPLEDDPLQLGRFLTAATFVARALHHVHAAGLIHRDLTPGNILLDGTGDDGSGTPRIMDFGLVALSEYSRHLTRSGVTLGTPQYMAPEQARGVGVTHSSDLYALGAVLYRVACGSPPFVGDSDQSVLYQHVYDAPPDPRELNPAIPDGLAQVLLGLLSKKPQGRPVSGESLAQQFEQARRDAWESGSRSQYRGGRGRSGEQPGGPLSPERLKPVWSAALPGEITWPSAVTGQDGLLAVGTRRGHLMLVSSSGAVQHSLTAGDEVTAPAAFQGRSVLYGAMDGVLRRSTLDGRVVWSHKTRAEITGAPTRWGHLVLATSRDGHLHAVNAQSGELEWAYRAAGPIAASPVIWGGAALIADEEGWVHAADAQTGAQLWRVQLQTVHATPALARLGRGQAALLIPTWPGEVHALHLQMQAGHAQPNPREPLLWTYDLEDEIWAAPAVSGETVILAGWGGQVRAVTLRGGDDLWSRQLNGRITASPVISGQYVYIATEAGELHVLSLNNGQNVWRIHEPVGIQATPLVSGGGLYVAFMDGTLKAYLPIDERNA; from the coding sequence ATGGCTTCGGATTCGGGTATGGGCGGCACCCTGCTGGCAGAGCGCTACGAGGTGGGCGAGCTGCTGGGCGAGGGCGGCAGCGCCCAGGTCTACCGTGCCCTCGACCGGCAGCTCGACCGCTCGGTCGCCATCAAGATCGTGCATCCTCACCTGCCACCGAGTGACCGCGAACGCTTCTCCCGCGAGATTCGCACGCTGGCCCGCCTCTCGCATCCCGGCATCGTGACGGTGTACGACCTGGGCGAACAGGCCGGGCGCATCTATTTCACCATGCCGCTGCTGTCGGGCGGTCCGATTACGGCGCTGGGACCACTGGAAGACGATCCGCTGCAACTGGGCCGTTTTCTGACGGCAGCGACCTTCGTGGCCCGCGCCCTGCACCATGTCCACGCCGCGGGCCTGATCCACCGCGACCTGACACCCGGCAACATCCTGCTCGACGGCACCGGCGACGACGGAAGCGGGACCCCGCGCATCATGGATTTCGGACTGGTCGCGCTGAGCGAGTACTCGCGCCACCTGACGCGCAGCGGCGTCACGCTGGGAACGCCGCAGTACATGGCCCCGGAGCAGGCGCGTGGCGTGGGCGTGACCCATTCGAGCGATCTGTATGCGCTGGGGGCGGTGCTGTACCGGGTGGCGTGCGGCAGTCCGCCGTTCGTGGGAGACAGCGATCAGAGCGTGCTGTATCAGCATGTGTACGACGCGCCGCCCGATCCACGCGAGCTGAATCCGGCCATTCCAGACGGTCTGGCGCAGGTGCTGCTGGGACTGCTCTCGAAGAAACCGCAGGGCAGGCCGGTCAGCGGCGAGTCGCTGGCGCAGCAGTTCGAACAGGCCCGCCGCGACGCCTGGGAATCGGGCAGCCGGAGCCAGTACCGGGGTGGCCGGGGCCGCAGCGGAGAACAGCCGGGCGGCCCACTCAGCCCGGAACGCCTGAAACCCGTCTGGAGCGCCGCGCTGCCCGGAGAGATCACCTGGCCCTCTGCCGTGACCGGGCAGGATGGCCTGCTGGCCGTGGGAACACGCCGGGGCCACCTGATGCTGGTATCGAGCAGCGGCGCGGTGCAGCACAGCCTGACCGCCGGAGACGAGGTGACCGCTCCGGCGGCTTTCCAGGGTCGCAGCGTGCTGTACGGCGCGATGGACGGCGTGTTGCGGCGCAGCACCCTCGACGGACGGGTGGTGTGGTCGCATAAAACCCGCGCCGAGATCACGGGTGCACCGACCCGCTGGGGCCACCTCGTCCTGGCGACCTCCCGCGACGGGCATCTGCATGCCGTCAACGCTCAGAGCGGCGAGCTGGAGTGGGCCTACCGCGCCGCTGGCCCCATCGCCGCCAGTCCGGTCATCTGGGGCGGAGCGGCCCTGATTGCCGACGAGGAAGGCTGGGTGCATGCCGCCGACGCCCAGACCGGCGCGCAGCTGTGGCGGGTGCAGTTGCAGACGGTGCATGCCACGCCCGCCCTGGCCCGGTTAGGACGCGGTCAGGCGGCGCTGCTGATTCCCACCTGGCCCGGCGAAGTCCATGCGCTGCACCTTCAGATGCAGGCGGGGCATGCACAGCCCAATCCTCGGGAACCGCTGCTGTGGACCTATGATCTGGAAGATGAAATCTGGGCCGCTCCAGCCGTGAGTGGCGAGACGGTCATTCTGGCGGGCTGGGGCGGGCAGGTGCGGGCGGTCACGCTGCGCGGCGGAGACGATCTGTGGAGCAGGCAGCTGAACGGGCGCATCACGGCCAGTCCGGTCATCTCGGGGCAGTACGTCTATATCGCCACCGAAGCGGGTGAACTTCACGTCCTCTCGCTGAACAACGGCCAGAACGTGTGGCGCATTCATGAACCGGTGGGGATTCAGGCCACGCCACTGGTCAGTGGGGGCGGGCTGTACGTGGCCTTTATGGACGGTACGCTGAAGGCCTATCTGCCCATTGACGAACGCAACGCCTGA
- a CDS encoding transcriptional regulator, which yields MPKKERKRLQVVISEEQDALLTKTAYELSSPERLISKSEVVRLAIEKIAREMGESEQLDELRTLLDDENVSDDA from the coding sequence ATGCCCAAGAAGGAACGCAAACGGTTGCAGGTGGTCATCAGCGAGGAGCAGGACGCGCTGCTGACCAAAACCGCCTATGAACTGTCCAGCCCCGAGCGCCTCATCTCGAAGAGCGAGGTGGTGCGGCTGGCCATCGAGAAGATCGCCCGCGAAATGGGCGAATCCGAGCAGCTCGACGAACTGCGAACGCTGCTCGACGACGAAAATGTGAGCGACGACGCCTGA
- the murA gene encoding UDP-N-acetylglucosamine 1-carboxyvinyltransferase, whose amino-acid sequence MLQLTPMHIVGGRQLQGEFAVQPSKNAALPIIVASLLTREPVRLHGIPRLSDIYIILDIVAHLGTRHAWEGPNTLVLHTPDILNTATPYSLVSKMRASFIVMGALLSRAGEATVSMPGGCAFGHRPVDQHVKAFRAFGVELDEEGGNFEARRVAPLTGSYVFEMLTVGATQNAILSAALGSGRVVLENASIDTDVVDMVNFLNSLGADIQGAGTNTITVQGVTALRGGEYTVIPDRIEAGTLMIAAAATRSKLTLTGVRPGHLRALSTKLTEMGVNILEQGSTLMVDATRGKLTPTNITTVEYPGFPTDVQPQMSALLATVPGTSVVMDRVYADRLTHVVELTRMGAQIVVSEHTQVIQGGLLHGAPVKAADIRAGAALVVAALSAEGETVIDGMQYINRGYERLAERLRAIGANVQQSEPVLAAAMD is encoded by the coding sequence ATGCTCCAGCTCACTCCCATGCACATCGTTGGTGGCCGTCAACTTCAAGGTGAATTCGCGGTTCAGCCCAGCAAAAACGCGGCGCTGCCGATCATCGTGGCGAGCCTGCTGACGCGCGAGCCGGTTCGCCTGCACGGCATTCCCCGCCTGTCCGACATCTATATCATTCTGGATATCGTGGCGCACCTGGGAACCCGGCATGCCTGGGAAGGCCCCAATACCCTGGTGCTGCACACCCCCGACATCCTGAACACCGCCACGCCGTACTCGCTCGTCTCCAAGATGCGGGCCAGCTTTATCGTGATGGGAGCGCTGCTGTCGCGTGCAGGCGAGGCCACCGTGAGCATGCCGGGCGGCTGCGCCTTCGGACATCGTCCGGTCGATCAGCATGTCAAGGCGTTCCGGGCTTTCGGCGTCGAACTCGACGAGGAGGGCGGAAACTTCGAGGCCCGGCGCGTGGCTCCCCTGACCGGCAGCTACGTGTTCGAGATGCTGACGGTGGGCGCGACCCAGAACGCGATTCTGTCGGCGGCGCTGGGCAGCGGACGTGTGGTGCTCGAGAATGCCAGCATCGATACCGACGTGGTCGATATGGTCAACTTCCTGAACAGCCTGGGTGCCGACATCCAGGGAGCAGGCACCAACACCATCACGGTGCAGGGTGTGACGGCGCTGCGTGGCGGCGAATACACCGTGATTCCCGACCGCATCGAAGCGGGCACCCTGATGATCGCGGCGGCAGCGACCCGCTCGAAGCTCACGCTGACCGGCGTGCGCCCCGGCCACCTGCGTGCCCTGAGCACCAAACTGACCGAGATGGGCGTGAACATTCTGGAGCAGGGCAGCACCCTGATGGTCGATGCGACGCGTGGCAAGCTGACGCCCACCAACATCACCACGGTCGAGTACCCGGGCTTTCCCACCGACGTGCAGCCGCAGATGAGTGCGCTGCTCGCCACCGTGCCCGGCACCAGCGTCGTCATGGACCGGGTGTACGCCGACCGCCTGACGCACGTGGTCGAACTGACCCGCATGGGCGCACAGATCGTGGTGAGCGAGCATACCCAGGTGATTCAGGGCGGTCTGCTGCACGGCGCACCGGTCAAGGCCGCCGATATCCGTGCGGGGGCGGCCCTGGTCGTTGCGGCGCTCTCGGCAGAGGGCGAAACGGTGATCGACGGCATGCAGTACATCAACCGTGGCTACGAGCGCCTTGCCGAGAGGCTGCGGGCCATCGGCGCGAATGTGCAGCAGAGTGAGCCGGTGCTCGCTGCCGCAATGGACTGA